In Paenibacillus xylanilyticus, the genomic window ATAAAATTCCGATGCAGCCTTTATACCATAACGCTGATGACCGAAGAAGATTCGGTTCAGGTACATGGTCAGAATCTCGTCTTTTGTGTACTTGCGCTCCAAAGCCATTGCAATGGATACTTCCGTCGCCTTCCGGAAGAATGTTTTGTCACGGGACAGGAACATGTTTTTCGCAAGCTGCTGGGTTAGCGTACTGCCGCCCTCAACCATGGAACGGGCCATGATGTCTTTTACAGCTGCACGTCCGATGGACCAGATATCCACACCCTGATGCTCATAGAATCGTCTGTCCTCTGTTGCCACAAAAGCTTCCTTTACCAATTCAGGAATCTCATCTTCATCCACTGGTTCCAGCTTCTGAATCGACAGCTCCCCCATTAATTGGCCATTGCGATCATATACTTTCGATGTCTCATTAATTGTTGTTTTGTCCATATTGGCTGTAAGCAGCCGCTCACCACTGACCATGATGAACAGATACCCGCCAAGTGCACAAAAGATGGCGATTGCCATAGTGAAAAACAGTGTCCACCCAACGCGTTTACCCGTAATTTTTTTCTTTTTAGAGGTCTTAGGCTTCGCTTTCTTGGGTGACTTGTTATTGTTGTTGCGATTGTTAGACCTCGACAACGGATCGTTTGGCATGTTACCTCCTGACTCCCTTTCGGTTGCTCAATTTCTATTTGCCTGTAAAGGCTAATGCTTATCATAACCCTTTTTTGCCCGGAATGAAAAGAACAACCCTTGTTAAGGTTGCTCTGCTTCAATTCCTATACTTGTAGACGAAATGGTTGTAGAAAAGGTTTCGTAATTTTTTAAGCTTCGCCGCTGTTATCCTGCTGCATCAGCGATACGCTGCGTTGCGGCGTGAACGTGGAGATGGCGTGCTTATAGACCATTTGCTGGCGTCCGTCGCTGTCAATGACGATCGTAAAATTGTCAAATGCCTTGATCGTTCCACGGATTTGAAAGCCGTTGGTCAGATAGACCGTAGCAGGAATGTTTTCTTTCCGCAGTTGGTTCAAGAACGTATCTTGGATGTTGATGGACTTGTTCATTAGCCGTACCCCCATTGGTTCATTTGAATTCGTGTTTAAGATAGTATTCAATATCGCTGAGTAGCTTTCGTGCTATTATATCATGAACAGTTTCATATAATCCACAAAAACCCCTTGTCTACTAAATTGCATCTCGGAATCAGCCTGACGTGCAGTTAGAAGACTTATCCATTATACACCGCTTGTCTAAAATGCAAAAGAGGGACAAAATCATCGTTTTAGAGCGCTTTATTCCTGCCCCTCCTGGTCAACCAACGGGTTAGCCAATGCTTTTGTTAACGGAATTTTCTGCCGTTCTTTTCGATCATGAATCAGCATTTTCAGGTATGTATTGGTATTGGACAGAACGATAATCACCCAAATTAGGGCAATAAGACCCAGAATGGCAACGGCAACTCCAAATAATCCTGAAAAAAATAGATATAAGCTTGTTCCTCCACTCACACTTGAGTCCATTCAGATTCCTCCTTTCTCATTTGAACACATTGTCAATGTCTCATGTTGTTATGTGTTTTCATCTTAATGATATTGTTATTTTTTTACAATCATTTTATGAACTAGATCCCTTTATTTTCTATGTTTTGTACTCAAAACAAAAAACCTCTACTCTTTTTTAAAATCAAGAGATAGAGGTTCAAACGTCCCATAAGGGACGTATTTCACACATTTCGCAATCATTTAAACTTTTGATGAATTAATGCACATACCCGCTCATAGTTCCCTGCGAAATCTTCGGTATCTGTCATATCCACCCATTCAATGTCCTTCATATGCCGGAACCAGGAAAGCTGGCGTTTGGCAAATCGGCGGGTATCCCTCTTCAGCCATTCGACCGCAGCATCCCAGCTGACTTCGCCTTGAAGATAGGCCGCAATTTCCTTGTAACCCAGTCCCTGCATGGAGATATGTCCTCTGGCCACACCGCGTTCCAGCAGTGACTTCACTTCTTCTACCAAACCTTGCTCAATCATCAGGTCAATACGTTCTTCAACCCTTGCGTAGAGCTTTTGACGATCCATTGTTAAACCAATAATACTCAGATCGTACGGGGATTCTTTCTTCTGCGACGCCAGTTGTTCAGATAACTTTTCCCCTGTCAGGTGGTAAATCTCAAGAGCCCGAACAATTCGCCGCTGGTCGTTCACATGCAGCCGATCCGCACTAATTGGATCTATTTCCCTCAGCTTGTCATGCAGCGCCTGAGCACCGTGTAACTCGGCATAGCGGAACTGTTCCTCCCGAAAAGCCTCATCTGACCCGCTTTCCGAGAATTGAAATCCGTAACAGACCGACTCTACATACAGACCCGTTCCGCCAACAATAAAGGGAAGTTTACCACGATCCTGTATTTCACTGATCAGCCGGGTACAGCTCTCCTGAAATTCTGCAACCGAGTATGGATATTCCGGTTCATGGATATCAATAAGATGGTGGGGCACTCCCTTCATCTCTTCACGGGTAATCTTGGCCGTCCCGATGTCCATTTCACGATAGACCTGCATCGAATCTCCCGAAATAATTTCGCAATCAAACGCTTGTGCGAGCTCGATACTCATCCTTGTTTTGCCTACTGCTGTCGGTCCAACCAGTACAAGCAGTTTAGGTTTAGCTTCCGCTTTCAACATTTATCACTCCGTACAGTGTTTTTGCATTGGCGCGATCCAGCACCTCGAATCCGAGCCTCGTAAACTCCGCGCTGCCGCGCTTTTCTTTCATCACAACCCGCTTGCGGGCTACCCGTTTGGCCTCCAAGATACTTTGAATATCCAGTGCATGGGAGTTTGCATAATCCCGCAAGGGCTGAATCGCACTTGAATCCATCATCGGCTCGCGGAACATGGGGTCGAAGTAGACTGTGTCGCAGCTTCGATCCGGCATAGAACGAAGAAGATCCAGATGATTGGCGTGTCTTAACTCAATTCTGCGAAAGGCTTCATCGACTTCGGGCTGATTACTCTCGTAATAGGACATTCCCTCAACCAACAGTGTATAGAGCTGCAGAGAGCTCTCACAAGCAATAACCCGACCCTGTTTACCTGCTGCGACGGAAAATACCAGTGCATCCGTACCTAACCCGGCTGTACAATCAATGATGGTATCTCCTTCAAGTACAGCTCCCGCTTCCAGCATAGGATCGGGCTCTCCCCGCAATACACGCTTCGCGCGTACGAATCCCATGCTTGGATGGAATTCAAGCTGAGGCGCATTCTTGCGATACAAGCGCGCCTTGCCCTGAAGCACGACAAGAATTTCGTTAACTCCATATTTTTCAATCAGCTTGGGCAAAGACTTTTTATTGCGCGGCACATAGATGCCACCCGTCGTTTCCGCGAGCTTACGCGCGCGTTCCACAAGCGATGGCGCCTCTGTATCACCGGTTGTAATATACATAACTTCCTCCTAAACAGCTACATGACCCGTTTGAATAATTTCTCCAGATCATAGGTTGAAAATGAAACGACTATTGGTCGCCCGTGTGGGCAAGTATAGGGCTGCCTGCAGGAACCGAGTCGCTGAATGAGTGTCTCCGCTTCCTGTTCTGTCAGCTTCTGATTGGCTTTAATCGAGGCTTTGCAGGAGCACATGATGGAAGCAGCTTCCCGCATTTTACCCACATCAATGCTGCGCTCGCTGAGCACCCATTCAGACATTTCCTCAATAATATCCTTCTCGTCCCCTTTGGGAAACCAGTACGGATGGGAGCGCACACGAAATGTCTGTCCACCGAAATGCTCCAGATAGACCCCAGCCTGTTCAAACCAGGCCAGCCTGGACTTGAGTTTTTCCGTTTCGGACGGTGTAAACTCCAGTGTGATCGGCAGCAAAAGCTCCTGTGAAGCTTGAGCAGGATTGCCAAACTTTTCATAATAATACTCATAATTCACCCGTTCATGAGCGGCATGCTGATCAATCAAATAGAGGCCATCTTCATTCTGGGCAATTAGATACGTACCATGATGCTGACCGATCAAGCTGAGCTCAGGGAATGCTGGCAGCGTCGCATCCGACTTCACTGCTGCTGCCAGCTTCGCAGTATCAGGTAAACCTGAACCCTTCCAGCTGCGCTCCATATTGGAACGATTTGAAGCTTGATATGACGGCCGGTTTTCTCTAACTGGAGCATTCACGTTGGTTGGTCGATATGTCGGCGCTGTGTCCTGAGGTGGCACCGCGCGTTCATCTGTCTGAACCCGTTCATCAACAACAATAGCTTGAAACGGATTTATCGGGTTGAGCTGATCTGGCGGAGGAGCGTCCGGCAAGGGAACTACCTCTGAGAAGAGTTCCGCAGCCTGTCCTGGTTGAATATCAGCGGGAGCATCCAGATCGTCCTCTTCCATGGCCGTGTTTCCTGGCACATGGGTGTTATTCTTTTTGGAATGTGCACTCCCATCCTCTATCGCTGGCTCATCCTTGTATGGTCCTCTCGGAAACAGAAACTGTTCCTGTATAAATGAACTATCGTCTCCACGTCGGATCTGCTGTTTGGTCACTTGAGGTATAAGCACTTCCTGCCGCAGAATTCCCCGCACTGTCGTTTCAATAAATTCATACAACTCGGCTTCCTTGCTGAATCGCACTTCCAGTTTTGCCGGATGAACGTTTACATCCACCAGGGATGGATGCATCTCAAGCTGCACCACAACAAGCGGGAATCGATTGATTGGCAGTAACGTGTGATACGCTTTAAGAATGGCTTGATTAAGACCATAATTGCGAATAAATCGACCATTCACAATCGTTGACATGCCGCCCCGATTGGCCCGTGTCCATTCCGGAAGACTGATTAATCCACTTACCCGATAATCCAGATTCTCGCCCTGGATGGGCAGCATGGCTTTGGCTGCACTTGTACCGTAGATTGCTGCCACCACCTGAAGCAGATCACCGTTTCCGAGCGTTTGCAGCAGCACATTGGCATTATGCCGCAGCGTAAAGGAAATATGCGGATGAGACATGGCCATCCGGTACAGCACATCAGAGATATGTCCCAGCTCGGTTTGGATCGTTTTCATATATTTCAGGCGGGCAGGAGTATTATAAAATAATTCTTTGACGACAAACTCTGTCCCTTGCGGTGAAGCAGCATCCTCATGTGTACACAGTTTGCCACCCTCAATCACAATCCGGCGCCCCCGGCCGTCGTCACCGCTAGCCGTTAGCACTTCGACCTTGGAGACAGCCGCGATACTCGGCAGCGCCTCTCCCCGAAAACCAAGACTTGTGATCTGGAAGAGATCACGTCCGTGCGTAATTTTGCTCGTTGCATGACGATAGAATGCTGTTTCCAGATCGTCGGGTTCAATGCCTGAACCGTTGTCTTTCACACGAATGCTGAGCAATCCGCCCTCTTCAACGGAAACTTCAATTTTGGTAGCCCCTGCATCCACGGAGTTCTCCAGTAATTCCTTAACAACCGAAGCAGGCCGTTCAACCACTTCACCTGCTGCAATCTGGTTGGCAATATGTTCGTCAAGGACATGTATTTTCGCCACAGGTTTCCCCTCCCATCATATCAGGATAATTGCTGTGCCTTTAACTTAAGCTCGTTCAGTAATTGCATCGCCTGCAGAGGCGTCATATTCATAACATCAATGTCTTTCATGTTGCGTATAAAATCTCGCGCGGGTTTGTCCACAGCGACCACAGTATCGGGCTTGCTTCCCACGCCCGGCTCATCGTCACCGAATATCGACAGCTGGACCACGTCCTGTGGTTTGGAACCCGATCTGTTCTTATTGCCTCGCTCCTTGGACGACTCACTTTCCACGTATGTCACCGTATCGGATACTGAAACCACAGCTTCCTCTCGTATCACTGGGGCACTTTCGGCATGTTCCAATCCAGGTGTAATATTGTAGTCCGATCCCGGAATACGGCTTCCTTTTCCAGCAAACTCACTGCCGACCGCCACCTGTGCAGCCGCATGTTCGAAGCCGTGCAGTAACCCATTCGCTCGTTCGATGATACTATCCGGCAGACCGGCAAGTCGTGCGCAGTATATACCGTAACTGCTGCTGGCAGCGCCCGGAATCAATTTGCGCAAGAAGTTTACTTTGTCCCCACTTTCTTGTACGGCCATGGAGTAGTTAGCCAGCTTATCCAGACTTTCTTCCAAGTGAGCCAGTTCATGAAAATGCGTCGATACGAGTGCTTTACAGCCTATAATATCGTGCACATACTCAATGACGGATTGGGCAATGGCCATTCCCTCGCTTGTTGAGGTACCCCGGCCCAATTCATCGATGATGATCAGGCTTCTCGGCGTGGCTTTGTCAGTCATTACCTGAATATCCGCCATCTCGACCATAAACGTACTTTGACCGCCAATCAGATCGTCTGCTGCCCCAATTCGTGTGAAGATGCGATCCATGATGGGTACCTCTGCCTGACCTGCAGGTACAAAACAACCGATCTGCGCCATGATTGAGATCAGGGCAACTTGTCGCATATACGTACTTTTCCCGGCCATATTCGGACCAGTAATCAGAAGAATCCGTGCTTCTTCCTTTTTCATTGCCGTGTGGTTGGCGATAAAGGCGCCATCACGCATCACAGCCTCCACCACAGGATGACGTCCTTGTTCCACCACAAAGTCATAACCATCTGTCAGTGTTGGTCTAACAAAATTCCGCTCAGCACTAATTACCGCGAAGGATTGATACACATCGATCTCTGCAACCTGTTCAGCCAGTTTTTGCAGTCTTGCAATTTCCTGATTCAACCGATCCCTCAGCTCAGCAAACAATCCGTATTCAATATCGACCATTTTGTCCTGTGCTTCGAGAATCAATGTTTCCTTTTCCTTAAGCTCCGGCGTAATGTAACGTTCTGCATTGGCCAACGTCTGTTTTCGCTCATAACGGCCTTCCGGCAAGGAAGACAGATTGGACTTTGTAATTTCGATATAATAGCCAAACACCTTGTTGTAGCCAATTTTCAGGGAGCGGATGCCTGTAGCTTCACGTTCTTTTGCTTCCAATTCAGCGATCCACTGTTTGCCATTCACCGATGCTTCCCTTAGTTCGTCCAGTCGTTCATGGTAACCCTCACGGATTAATCCTCCATCTCTTACGGATACCGGAGGCTCGTCCACAATGGCACGACCGATGGCATCCCTCAAGTCACTACAGTCATCCATCATTTCCGCAATATTCTGCAGCGTGGTCGAAGAAGACTCTGCACAATACTGGCGAAGTCCCGGTATTTTATCCAGCGACAGCTTGAGTGCGTTCAAATCGCGCCCGTTGGCATTCCCGAAGGCAATTCGCCCTACCAGCCGTTCCAGATCGTAAATGTCCTTCAGTTCAGCACGCAAATCCTCACGCAAAATAAACTGATTATATAGCGTGTCCACTGCTTCAAGTCGCTCATTAATTTTCCCTTTTTGCAGCAGGGGTTTATCCACCCACCGCCGCAGCATCCGCGCACCCATGGATGTTTCCGTTCTGTCCAGCAGCCAGAGCAACGAGCCTTTTTTGGAACGCTCGCGAACCGTTTCCACAAGTTCCAGATTACGTCTGGTGAATGGATCCAGAATCATGAAGTGATCCGGCTCGTAAGTCGAGATTTGTGTCAATTGCCCCAGAGAACGTTTCTGCGTTTCACTCAGATAAGAGAACAGTCGCGCAACACAAACCTGACGTTCCGGCTCCAGTCTTGCCCATGCAGCTTCACCAAATTGTTGCCGAACGAGATCCTCCTTGCTTTTGGTCCAGGGCGTGTATACAACAGGTCTCCCGATTGGTGAAGATTGCGCAGCGACGGTATCAAGAAGAGTCGCATCACCGACTACTTCGGAGGGTTCGTAGATGCCGATCTCGTCCTTCAGCCATTCCTTGGAATATGGCACGGACGTCACGTACAATTCACCCGTTGACAGATCACACGCTGCCAGCGCCAGTGTATTTTGGTTTCCTGTCAGGCAGACCATATAGTTGTTGGATTTGTCGCCAAGAGTCTTGCCTTCCATCACCGTTCCAGGCGTGATAACACGTACAATCTCCCGTCGTACCATGCCTTTTGTTACAGTTGGATCTTCCATCTGCTCACAGATGGCAACCTTGTATCCTTTTTCAATCAGACGCTGTATGTAATTGTCCGCCGAATGATAAGGCACACCGCACATCGGAATTTTCTCTTCCCCACCGCCTGCGCGTGCAGTCAGCGTAATTTCGAGCTCACGTGCTGCATTGACAGCATCATCGAAGAACATCTCATAGAAATCACCTAATCTAAAAAAAAGAAAAGCGTCTTGCGCTTCGGCCTTCACTTGCAAATATTGTTGAATCATTGGCGTATACTGAGCCATGAATATCCTCCATCCGTTCCTATGTTGTCAGGAAGAGTCCCTGCCCTAGAAGGAACAATAAGGCGGTCAGGCACATCTTCGTGCCTCCGCCTCATGTTTCGGCCATCTGCCGCTTCCTTCACAGACCAGTGTCTGCATGTCTTCCATAGCTGTAATCAGATCCAAAATTGACTTGCTTTCTATTATAACAAAAAAACATCTACTCTTCATGAACCTGCACGAATATTCCAGACTTTACGAATGTCCCGGCTCTCATCCCACGTCTTCCCTTCTCTCAGGTGACGTATGAGCGGAGCAGCATACTTTTCATATCTTGCGTAGTCCTCCAAGCCAACCAGATCGTCCAGAAGCGCTGGAATGTACTCCTTCATTCGTTCCCGGTCTCCTTCATAAAAGGCAGTATGCACTGTTGTATTCATCAAAGGACGACGAGGAAGACTGGTGTAGGAGGCGGCAATAAGACCTGCAAGAGCGACCACTCCTTTGGCTACGAGTGGAGAGATCAGGAAGCTGGGCAGTGTTCGATATTCGAATCCACCATAGTGCTTCAGTCGAAAATCCCCCAGTGCACCGTACCTTGGACGCCTGCCCGAACCACGCGGGTCCTGCAGAAACGCAAGTGGCAGGGCGAGATAATTGTCAAGCACACGCAGTAAGTCCCCGTTAAGTGTCACTCCGCTGAAATGAACATGTCCCCCGAGCGGCAATCCACGCTGCGGCATTCCCCCAGCCTGCCAAATGAGCGAATGGTCGGTTATGCTGCGGGATGCCAGGTCAAAAGCTCTCAGTAAATGAGTTAGCAGCTCTCGCGGTTCCGAACTCGGGGCAGGACGAAGTTCAGCAACCGGATAGATCCGCCTCCCCCCAATGGTCACGGAATCGCAGCCTACCATTCCCGTGCGTCCGAGAAACCTTGAGGCAGGTATAATTTTGGACTCCGGCATCTGCACGAGTAGAAACTCCGGGTCCATTCCAAGCACGGGCGTTACTTTATTCTGACTTTCCTCATCCAGTTGAGACTGCAGCGTCTTCCAGCCTTCCCGGTACATGACGGATAGATCTGTCATGCCCTTCCACGGACGCGGGTCAATCGAAACAACAGTGCACCCGTTTTTTCCCGAAGCTTCCAGCCTTACAGCGCCGTGATCGAGTCCAAGAGTATATAAGGTTTTAACAGCAAGCCGCTCGATTCGTTTGAACAGTGTCGAAGCCGCTTCCCGATCTAGCAGGCTATCCTGTGCACCGCCCATGCCGCTTGTATCCCGCCGTTTAATCCGAAGTGCGTACAGGCAGCATATCTGTACATCATAACGTACTCTCAGGCCAGGCTCCCTTTTTTGCCTATCACGTGAGGCAAGCACTTCAATGCCGGCTCGCTCTAATCGTCCTGCCCGTTCTCCTGCCGACATGCGTTCGTAACGTTTAACCGCTTGCTCTGCCTCTTCCATTACATTCATTCGGTCCCTCCTTTCCATTGCCCAAAAAGAAAAAAGAGGGCTTGCGCCCTCTTCACTGCCGCTTGCGGCGCATATAATACCTTAGCTAAGGATACAAGAGACGAAGAAATTACAGTTCCTCGTCAAGCAGGTCCGGATCAAGATCATCATAATCTTCATCCGTGCCGCCAAAGTCATAATCCTTGTCTTCGTAGTCTCCGCAACCATCTGTGCATACCTTCACGCATACTTTGGTTTCGGCAACCAGTTCAACAGCGAATTCCCGTTCTACCCGGATAATTACGCTGCCTCCGCCTGCGGATACAGTGGCTTCCACACAGCTTGGTTCCTGCGTTGCATCCGCAGATACCTCTACTGTGGAAGCCCGGTGTTTCGGATCCAGGTAAGACAAAGGCACATGTTCTACATACGACACCGTTTCTTTGGCTACATCTGTCTGCGAATTTTTGTCATAGGAATACCAAATGTTGATATCGTAAGTACCAATAACTTCAATTCCGTCCCCCGCTGATACGGCTTCATATTGGTGGTTGATAATCCAAGCCCCCAAAATACTGGTCGGACCATTAGGCGGAGTCACGGTATGTGTTACGGTAGAGAACTTACGACCTTTGCCGCAGATCGCCTTCGTGATGATCTCTCTACATTGATGTTTATGACTCAATGACATCTTTAAACCTCCTCCATACAATCATTCACTACAAGTGTATGCAGGGCATCCGTCTAGGGTGACAACTATTTTCTATTATTCGTTTGTAGATTGGGACCGGTCCGTAATCGGGGACGGCGCTTTGTCCTTTTTCGCAATTTTCAGATACAGCGCGAGTTCCCGGCACAGCTGGAGAATCGCAGAACGAATCTCGAATTCTTCCCTTGTATCTGGCAGTTCCATTCGCCTGAATTCTTCCTGCACATTTGCGAGAAGTTTTTCAGTTCGTCCAGTGTAAGACTCTGTGAGCACATCCTGACTGAGCTGGTCAAACAGCTCCGACACCATTTCGGCATGTGGCATCTTCTGATAAATTTGAGAGACCAGATGCATCATATGCTGAATGGAGTCCAGCTGCGTTTTTCGCATGTAAAAGTATACGCTCCATTCTTCGTTCGGATGAATGACCTGATTCTCCAGTGAACGCTTGGCTGCTTCAATGCCTCCAAGAACAGCCTTGTCCGCTTCGATCAGTTCCTTCCCCGCCCAGACCTCATTCGGATTACGAAGAGTCGCAGCAAACTCCTTGAAGATCACGGAGAATAGTTCGTCAATCCTTTTGCGGATCTGAAGCATTTGCGGGTCGGCTGCTGGCATATATGCCAGATTAACAACCATCGCAGATCCCAGACCAATCAGCAGCAACCCGATTTGCACCAAAATGACTTGAACGTCCATCTCCCCGCCACTGAAGACACGAAAGACCACGACAGATCCCGTCACAATGCCTTCCTTGAATCCGGCCCGAACAATTACCGGAAACGCAATCAGTATGTACACGGCTAGAACCCAATAATGGAAGCCTAGAAAGTGAAAAAGTACACTTGCGAACAAAAGACCTACCACGGAAGCAAAGAATCGCGCCGAAATCGTGCGAATGCTTCTTTTTCTCGTAACATCGACACCCAGAATGGCTAGCAAGCCTGCCGATGTTGGCCCGGGCAAGCCGCACCAGTCCGCAATCAGCACAGCCATCAGTGCAGCAATTGCGGTTTTAATTACTCTAAAACCCATTTCTCATTACCTCTCCTCTAAGCTGCTTATATGTCCAAGCCAGCTCTTCGTCCCATCCGGATGAATGCATGTCCTGCTTCATACCTCTAACAAATCTGCGTTAGCCTGGTTCTGCAATACGTAGTATTACACACCCTGAGGCAAACCATTTCCCGTTTTACAAAAAAAGAAGCTATTGAAGGGATGCATAGACATATGCAGTTCCATCAGAATCAATAAACGGCATCAACCGACATGCCCATGCATGCCGGTCACAACATCGCGTCCCGGATGTGGGACGCTGGCAATTTTGATTTCATGCAGGCGGAAGCCATAAAAGGCCCTACTCTCCAATCTCCGCATACATGAAGGACTGCACGGAATATTTGTATTAGTATGGTACTTGATTTTTGGTTGGCGGGCAACGTGACACCCCTTGTGAAATTGTATACATAACACGATCTAGCAAGCTCTACTAACCTTTTTCGTGGCACTACCTGCGCCCTGCCAGCAGTTTTCGCTCCACATACACCACAAGCTGATACATCGCAGTAGCTACGGCCGCGATAATTAGCAGGCTCGATAAGACCAGGGTAAAATTGAAGACCTGAAATCCGTAGATAATCAAATACCCAAGCCCCTGTTTGGCAACCAGAAACTCACCCACA contains:
- the hfq gene encoding RNA chaperone Hfq, with amino-acid sequence MNKSINIQDTFLNQLRKENIPATVYLTNGFQIRGTIKAFDNFTIVIDSDGRQQMVYKHAISTFTPQRSVSLMQQDNSGEA
- a CDS encoding outer spore coat protein CotE, producing MSLSHKHQCREIITKAICGKGRKFSTVTHTVTPPNGPTSILGAWIINHQYEAVSAGDGIEVIGTYDINIWYSYDKNSQTDVAKETVSYVEHVPLSYLDPKHRASTVEVSADATQEPSCVEATVSAGGGSVIIRVEREFAVELVAETKVCVKVCTDGCGDYEDKDYDFGGTDEDYDDLDPDLLDEEL
- a CDS encoding class I SAM-dependent methyltransferase, which translates into the protein MYITTGDTEAPSLVERARKLAETTGGIYVPRNKKSLPKLIEKYGVNEILVVLQGKARLYRKNAPQLEFHPSMGFVRAKRVLRGEPDPMLEAGAVLEGDTIIDCTAGLGTDALVFSVAAGKQGRVIACESSLQLYTLLVEGMSYYESNQPEVDEAFRRIELRHANHLDLLRSMPDRSCDTVYFDPMFREPMMDSSAIQPLRDYANSHALDIQSILEAKRVARKRVVMKEKRGSAEFTRLGFEVLDRANAKTLYGVINVESGS
- a CDS encoding aromatic acid exporter family protein, coding for MGFRVIKTAIAALMAVLIADWCGLPGPTSAGLLAILGVDVTRKRSIRTISARFFASVVGLLFASVLFHFLGFHYWVLAVYILIAFPVIVRAGFKEGIVTGSVVVFRVFSGGEMDVQVILVQIGLLLIGLGSAMVVNLAYMPAADPQMLQIRKRIDELFSVIFKEFAATLRNPNEVWAGKELIEADKAVLGGIEAAKRSLENQVIHPNEEWSVYFYMRKTQLDSIQHMMHLVSQIYQKMPHAEMVSELFDQLSQDVLTESYTGRTEKLLANVQEEFRRMELPDTREEFEIRSAILQLCRELALYLKIAKKDKAPSPITDRSQSTNE
- the miaA gene encoding tRNA (adenosine(37)-N6)-dimethylallyltransferase MiaA; the encoded protein is MKAEAKPKLLVLVGPTAVGKTRMSIELAQAFDCEIISGDSMQVYREMDIGTAKITREEMKGVPHHLIDIHEPEYPYSVAEFQESCTRLISEIQDRGKLPFIVGGTGLYVESVCYGFQFSESGSDEAFREEQFRYAELHGAQALHDKLREIDPISADRLHVNDQRRIVRALEIYHLTGEKLSEQLASQKKESPYDLSIIGLTMDRQKLYARVEERIDLMIEQGLVEEVKSLLERGVARGHISMQGLGYKEIAAYLQGEVSWDAAVEWLKRDTRRFAKRQLSWFRHMKDIEWVDMTDTEDFAGNYERVCALIHQKFK
- a CDS encoding putative amidoligase domain-containing protein, giving the protein MNVMEEAEQAVKRYERMSAGERAGRLERAGIEVLASRDRQKREPGLRVRYDVQICCLYALRIKRRDTSGMGGAQDSLLDREAASTLFKRIERLAVKTLYTLGLDHGAVRLEASGKNGCTVVSIDPRPWKGMTDLSVMYREGWKTLQSQLDEESQNKVTPVLGMDPEFLLVQMPESKIIPASRFLGRTGMVGCDSVTIGGRRIYPVAELRPAPSSEPRELLTHLLRAFDLASRSITDHSLIWQAGGMPQRGLPLGGHVHFSGVTLNGDLLRVLDNYLALPLAFLQDPRGSGRRPRYGALGDFRLKHYGGFEYRTLPSFLISPLVAKGVVALAGLIAASYTSLPRRPLMNTTVHTAFYEGDRERMKEYIPALLDDLVGLEDYARYEKYAAPLIRHLREGKTWDESRDIRKVWNIRAGS
- the mutS gene encoding DNA mismatch repair protein MutS, which codes for MAQYTPMIQQYLQVKAEAQDAFLFFRLGDFYEMFFDDAVNAARELEITLTARAGGGEEKIPMCGVPYHSADNYIQRLIEKGYKVAICEQMEDPTVTKGMVRREIVRVITPGTVMEGKTLGDKSNNYMVCLTGNQNTLALAACDLSTGELYVTSVPYSKEWLKDEIGIYEPSEVVGDATLLDTVAAQSSPIGRPVVYTPWTKSKEDLVRQQFGEAAWARLEPERQVCVARLFSYLSETQKRSLGQLTQISTYEPDHFMILDPFTRRNLELVETVRERSKKGSLLWLLDRTETSMGARMLRRWVDKPLLQKGKINERLEAVDTLYNQFILREDLRAELKDIYDLERLVGRIAFGNANGRDLNALKLSLDKIPGLRQYCAESSSTTLQNIAEMMDDCSDLRDAIGRAIVDEPPVSVRDGGLIREGYHERLDELREASVNGKQWIAELEAKEREATGIRSLKIGYNKVFGYYIEITKSNLSSLPEGRYERKQTLANAERYITPELKEKETLILEAQDKMVDIEYGLFAELRDRLNQEIARLQKLAEQVAEIDVYQSFAVISAERNFVRPTLTDGYDFVVEQGRHPVVEAVMRDGAFIANHTAMKKEEARILLITGPNMAGKSTYMRQVALISIMAQIGCFVPAGQAEVPIMDRIFTRIGAADDLIGGQSTFMVEMADIQVMTDKATPRSLIIIDELGRGTSTSEGMAIAQSVIEYVHDIIGCKALVSTHFHELAHLEESLDKLANYSMAVQESGDKVNFLRKLIPGAASSSYGIYCARLAGLPDSIIERANGLLHGFEHAAAQVAVGSEFAGKGSRIPGSDYNITPGLEHAESAPVIREEAVVSVSDTVTYVESESSKERGNKNRSGSKPQDVVQLSIFGDDEPGVGSKPDTVVAVDKPARDFIRNMKDIDVMNMTPLQAMQLLNELKLKAQQLS
- the mutL gene encoding DNA mismatch repair endonuclease MutL — translated: MAKIHVLDEHIANQIAAGEVVERPASVVKELLENSVDAGATKIEVSVEEGGLLSIRVKDNGSGIEPDDLETAFYRHATSKITHGRDLFQITSLGFRGEALPSIAAVSKVEVLTASGDDGRGRRIVIEGGKLCTHEDAASPQGTEFVVKELFYNTPARLKYMKTIQTELGHISDVLYRMAMSHPHISFTLRHNANVLLQTLGNGDLLQVVAAIYGTSAAKAMLPIQGENLDYRVSGLISLPEWTRANRGGMSTIVNGRFIRNYGLNQAILKAYHTLLPINRFPLVVVQLEMHPSLVDVNVHPAKLEVRFSKEAELYEFIETTVRGILRQEVLIPQVTKQQIRRGDDSSFIQEQFLFPRGPYKDEPAIEDGSAHSKKNNTHVPGNTAMEEDDLDAPADIQPGQAAELFSEVVPLPDAPPPDQLNPINPFQAIVVDERVQTDERAVPPQDTAPTYRPTNVNAPVRENRPSYQASNRSNMERSWKGSGLPDTAKLAAAVKSDATLPAFPELSLIGQHHGTYLIAQNEDGLYLIDQHAAHERVNYEYYYEKFGNPAQASQELLLPITLEFTPSETEKLKSRLAWFEQAGVYLEHFGGQTFRVRSHPYWFPKGDEKDIIEEMSEWVLSERSIDVGKMREAASIMCSCKASIKANQKLTEQEAETLIQRLGSCRQPYTCPHGRPIVVSFSTYDLEKLFKRVM